The following coding sequences are from one Mycolicibacterium aichiense window:
- a CDS encoding DUF3558 domain-containing protein, which produces MTATRKLALAAGVVAIAASIGACSDSGSGPSQPQGSQAPAPQSGNAKHGPMFPECGGITDQTMAEQTRVTGLVNTAKNSVGCQWLAGGGILGPHFSFTWYRGSPIGRERKTEELSRTSVEDINIEGHSGFIAVGTDPTLGDNLCEVGIQFNDDFIEWSVSFAEKPFPPACDVAKELTRQSIVNSK; this is translated from the coding sequence ATGACAGCGACGCGCAAACTCGCGTTGGCTGCCGGGGTTGTAGCCATCGCGGCCTCTATCGGCGCATGCTCGGATTCGGGCAGCGGCCCCAGCCAGCCACAGGGTTCGCAGGCTCCCGCGCCGCAGTCGGGCAACGCCAAACACGGTCCGATGTTCCCCGAATGCGGTGGCATCACTGACCAGACGATGGCCGAGCAGACCCGGGTGACCGGCTTGGTGAACACGGCCAAGAACTCGGTCGGCTGTCAGTGGCTGGCCGGCGGCGGGATCCTGGGACCGCACTTCTCCTTCACCTGGTACCGGGGCAGCCCGATCGGGCGGGAACGCAAGACCGAAGAGCTGTCGCGCACCAGCGTCGAGGACATCAACATCGAGGGCCACAGCGGGTTCATCGCCGTCGGCACCGATCCGACTCTGGGGGACAACCTGTGCGAGGTCGGCATCCAGTTCAACGACGACTTCATCGAATGGTCGGTCAGTTTCGCCGAGAAGCCCTTCCCGCCGGCCTGCGACGTGGCCAAGGAATTGACCCGTCAATCGATCGTGAATTCCAAATGA
- a CDS encoding ABC transporter ATP-binding protein — protein MLLALLRQYVRPYRWLVAAVMALQTVSTLASLYLPTVNAAIIDDGVAKGDTGLITELGLVMLAVTGLQVVCAVVAVYFGSRTGMGFGRDLRSAMFHHVTTFSERETARFGAPSLLTRTTNDVQQIQVLIQMTTTTLVTAPIMCVGGIIMAIHQDAGLSWLLLVSVPVLALSNFWIVSRMLPIFRSMQRLIDGINRVMREQLSGIRVIRAFAREPFERDRFAVANAAVSNTALAAGRWQALMLPVTTLTINISSVALIWFGGLRIDSGHMQVGSLIAFLSYFMQILMAVLMATLILVILPRASVCAERITEVLDTEPAISSPASPRLPDGGIRGAVTLDNATFCYPGAERPVLEGVSLTARPGTTTAIVGSTGSGKSTLISLICRLYDVTDGAIRVDGIDVREYDPEHLWATLGLVPQRGYLFSGTVADNLALGAAPGQVVTDDEMWRALRVAAADDFVRAHPDGLEMRVAQAGINFSGGQRQRLAIARAVIRRPAIYLFDDAFSALDVHTDARVRAALREESANSTVIIVSQRISTVMQADSIVVMDGGRVVGTGTHDALLAGCETYAQFADSQSVDLSVGGGR, from the coding sequence ATGCTCCTGGCGCTGCTGAGACAGTATGTCCGGCCGTACCGGTGGCTGGTCGCGGCGGTGATGGCGTTACAGACCGTCAGCACGCTGGCCTCCTTGTATCTGCCGACCGTCAACGCAGCGATCATCGACGACGGCGTGGCCAAGGGCGACACCGGGCTGATCACCGAACTCGGGCTGGTCATGCTGGCCGTCACCGGACTTCAGGTGGTGTGCGCGGTGGTCGCGGTCTACTTCGGGTCCCGGACCGGCATGGGGTTCGGTCGCGACCTGCGCTCGGCGATGTTTCACCACGTCACCACGTTCTCCGAGCGGGAGACCGCGCGGTTCGGGGCGCCGTCGCTGCTGACCCGGACGACCAACGACGTCCAGCAGATCCAGGTGCTCATCCAGATGACCACGACGACCCTGGTGACAGCACCGATCATGTGCGTCGGCGGCATCATCATGGCGATCCATCAGGACGCCGGCCTGTCCTGGCTTCTCCTCGTCAGCGTTCCGGTGCTGGCGCTGTCCAACTTCTGGATCGTGTCGCGGATGCTGCCGATCTTCCGCAGCATGCAGCGGCTCATCGACGGCATCAACCGGGTGATGCGCGAACAGCTCTCGGGCATCCGGGTGATCCGCGCGTTCGCCCGAGAGCCGTTCGAGCGCGACCGGTTCGCTGTCGCCAACGCGGCCGTGTCCAACACGGCGCTGGCCGCCGGACGCTGGCAGGCCCTGATGCTGCCGGTGACCACCTTGACCATCAACATCTCCAGCGTCGCCCTGATCTGGTTCGGCGGCCTGCGCATCGATTCCGGACACATGCAGGTGGGCTCGCTGATCGCGTTCCTGTCGTATTTCATGCAGATCCTGATGGCCGTTCTGATGGCCACCCTGATTCTGGTCATACTGCCCCGGGCCTCGGTCTGCGCCGAACGGATCACCGAAGTGCTGGACACCGAGCCGGCGATCAGCAGCCCCGCCTCGCCACGACTCCCGGACGGCGGCATCCGCGGTGCGGTCACACTCGACAACGCGACGTTCTGCTACCCGGGTGCGGAGCGCCCTGTGCTGGAGGGTGTTTCGCTGACCGCCCGGCCGGGGACGACAACGGCGATCGTCGGGAGCACCGGGTCCGGGAAGTCGACGCTGATATCCCTGATCTGCCGGCTCTACGACGTCACCGACGGCGCGATCCGGGTCGACGGGATCGACGTACGCGAGTACGACCCCGAGCATCTGTGGGCCACCCTCGGCCTGGTTCCGCAACGGGGGTATCTGTTCTCCGGCACCGTCGCCGACAACTTGGCGCTCGGCGCGGCCCCGGGACAGGTAGTGACTGACGACGAGATGTGGCGGGCGCTGCGGGTCGCCGCGGCCGACGACTTCGTTCGCGCCCATCCCGATGGTCTCGAGATGAGGGTCGCGCAGGCAGGTATCAATTTCTCCGGCGGGCAACGTCAGCGACTGGCGATCGCACGTGCGGTGATCCGGCGTCCGGCGATCTACCTGTTCGACGACGCGTTCTCCGCACTCGACGTCCACACCGACGCCCGGGTACGGGCCGCGCTTCGTGAAGAATCCGCGAATTCCACGGTGATCATTGTCTCCCAGCGCATTTCGACCGTCATGCAGGCCGACTCCATCGTCGTGATGGATGGCGGCCGGGTGGTCGGCACCGGGACCCACGACGCGCTGCTGGCCGGCTGTGAGACCTATGCGCAGTTCGCCGACTCCCAGTCGGTCGACTTGAGCGTCGGCGGCGGCCGATGA
- a CDS encoding ABC transporter ATP-binding protein: MTGPAFRGGGMRAMSQDPRQARSRDFTGSALRLLRRLTPHRWPTAAVIGLSIVGIALGVIGPRILGHATDLLFNGVIGRQLPAGITKDQAVAAARARGDTTFADLLSGTDVVPGRGVDFAAVGRTLLLALALYVVAALLIWAQARLLNVIVQRTITALRADVEEKIHRLPLSYFDSRQRGELLSRVTNDVDNIQTSVSMTISQLLTSVLTVLAVLAMMLSISPLLALITVVTVPLSLWVTRVIARRSQRMFIAQWTNTGRLNAHIEETYSGFTVVKTFGHRAAAQEKFREFNSDVYHASFGAQFFSGLVSPATTFIGNLSYVAVAVVGGYQVATGQITLGSIQAFIQYVRQFNQPLTQVAGMYNTLQSGVASAERVFDFLDEPEETPDVPIALAGNGGGRVEFQNVSFSYRPDTPVIEDLSLVAEPGSTVAIVGPTGAGKTTLVNLLMRFYDVDAGRILLDGTDIRDVSRESLRSRIGMVLQDTWLFGGTIAENIAYGKPGAGEDEVIEAARAAYVDRFVHTLPNGYETRVSDDGGNISAGEKQLITIARAFLARPQLLILDEATSSVDTRTELLIQHAMTKLRRDRTSFIIAHRLSTIRDADSILVMEAGRIVETGSHAELLARRGAYYAMTQA, from the coding sequence ATGACCGGGCCCGCGTTCCGCGGCGGTGGCATGCGCGCGATGAGCCAAGACCCGCGGCAGGCCCGATCGCGCGACTTCACGGGTTCGGCGCTGCGGCTGCTCCGGCGGCTCACACCGCACCGGTGGCCGACCGCGGCGGTCATCGGCTTGTCCATCGTCGGCATCGCGCTGGGTGTCATCGGTCCCCGCATCCTCGGCCACGCGACCGACCTGCTGTTCAACGGAGTCATCGGCCGGCAGCTGCCGGCCGGGATCACCAAAGACCAAGCGGTGGCGGCGGCCCGGGCGCGCGGTGACACCACGTTCGCCGACCTGCTGTCCGGAACCGATGTGGTACCCGGCCGCGGAGTCGACTTCGCCGCGGTGGGCCGCACCCTGTTGTTGGCGCTGGCACTGTACGTGGTTGCCGCACTGTTGATCTGGGCGCAGGCCCGGCTGCTCAACGTGATCGTGCAACGCACCATCACCGCACTGCGCGCCGACGTGGAGGAGAAGATCCACCGGTTGCCATTGTCCTACTTCGATTCCCGGCAGCGTGGCGAGTTGCTGAGCCGAGTCACCAACGATGTGGACAACATCCAGACCTCGGTGTCGATGACGATCAGCCAGTTGCTGACATCGGTGCTCACCGTGCTTGCGGTGCTGGCGATGATGCTGAGCATCTCCCCGCTGCTGGCATTGATCACCGTCGTGACGGTTCCGTTGTCGCTGTGGGTGACCCGGGTGATCGCACGCCGTTCGCAGCGGATGTTCATCGCCCAGTGGACCAACACCGGCCGGCTGAACGCTCACATCGAGGAGACCTACAGCGGCTTCACCGTGGTCAAGACCTTCGGCCACCGGGCCGCCGCCCAGGAGAAGTTCCGTGAGTTCAACTCCGACGTCTACCACGCAAGCTTTGGCGCACAGTTCTTCTCCGGCCTGGTCTCCCCCGCGACGACGTTCATCGGGAATCTCAGTTACGTCGCAGTCGCCGTGGTCGGCGGTTATCAGGTCGCCACCGGCCAGATCACGCTGGGCAGCATCCAGGCCTTCATCCAGTACGTCCGCCAGTTCAACCAGCCCCTGACCCAGGTCGCCGGCATGTACAACACACTGCAGTCCGGCGTGGCCAGCGCCGAACGGGTCTTCGACTTTCTCGACGAGCCCGAAGAAACCCCGGACGTGCCAATCGCCTTGGCCGGCAACGGCGGCGGCCGCGTCGAATTCCAGAACGTGTCGTTCAGCTATCGGCCCGACACCCCGGTCATCGAAGACCTGTCGCTGGTCGCCGAGCCGGGCAGCACGGTGGCGATCGTCGGTCCGACCGGGGCCGGCAAGACCACTCTGGTCAATCTGCTGATGCGGTTCTACGACGTCGACGCCGGGAGGATCCTGCTCGACGGCACCGACATCAGAGACGTCAGCCGGGAGTCGCTGCGCTCACGAATCGGGATGGTTCTGCAGGACACCTGGCTGTTCGGCGGCACGATCGCCGAGAACATCGCCTACGGGAAGCCCGGCGCGGGTGAGGACGAGGTCATCGAGGCGGCCCGGGCCGCGTATGTCGACCGGTTCGTCCACACGCTGCCCAATGGTTATGAGACCCGGGTCAGCGATGACGGCGGCAATATCAGTGCCGGCGAGAAGCAACTGATCACCATCGCGAGGGCGTTCCTGGCCCGCCCCCAGCTGCTGATCCTCGACGAGGCGACCAGTTCGGTGGACACCCGCACCGAGCTGCTGATCCAGCATGCGATGACAAAGTTGCGCCGGGACCGAACCAGTTTCATCATCGCCCACCGGCTGTCGACCATCCGCGACGCCGACAGCATCCTGGTCATGGAAGCCGGCCGGATCGTCGAAACCGGCAGCCACGCCGAGCTTCTCGCTCGCCGGGGCGCTTATTACGCGATGACGCAGGCCTAA